One window from the genome of Treponema sp. OMZ 838 encodes:
- a CDS encoding FadR/GntR family transcriptional regulator, with amino-acid sequence MKKKRQTTAKSNKERFIEQMETLLLMHLILPGEQLPPERELAQQMGVSRPVIHEGLLELGARGLISIRPRHGWIVNNFTEEGALPLLSSLYRFSAPQSAARIDADLEEVRRMILTKSLMQYFSSDVAKKETNSPLIEKLNKIYTEEKKNNTGRLRPADIRRLTELDFLFYRAIIEAGGNTVFLLLFNSARELYHQKLEQFFTENTGNIQTASALKSQLIAHIADGNQQETLALLEKMTSIGAYTVLESSSGI; translated from the coding sequence ATGAAAAAGAAACGACAAACAACGGCCAAAAGCAATAAAGAACGCTTTATCGAGCAGATGGAAACGCTGCTATTGATGCACCTTATCCTGCCGGGAGAGCAGCTGCCACCTGAGCGGGAACTGGCACAGCAGATGGGTGTCTCTCGGCCGGTGATTCACGAAGGGCTTTTGGAGCTGGGGGCGAGGGGGCTCATTTCCATTCGCCCGCGACATGGCTGGATTGTCAACAACTTTACGGAAGAAGGTGCACTGCCGCTGCTTTCGAGCCTTTACCGTTTTTCGGCGCCGCAATCGGCTGCCCGTATCGATGCCGATTTGGAAGAAGTCCGCCGAATGATTTTGACAAAATCGTTGATGCAGTATTTTTCTTCCGATGTAGCGAAAAAAGAAACCAATTCGCCGCTTATCGAAAAATTGAACAAAATCTACACAGAAGAAAAGAAAAATAATACAGGACGTTTACGCCCTGCCGACATACGGCGGTTGACCGAATTGGATTTCCTTTTTTATCGTGCAATTATTGAAGCGGGTGGTAATACCGTATTCCTCCTGCTTTTTAATTCGGCGCGGGAACTGTACCACCAAAAGCTGGAACAGTTCTTTACCGAAAATACCGGCAATATTCAAACGGCCTCAGCCTTAAAATCACAACTCATTGCTCATATTGCTGACGGAAACCAACAAGAGACATTGGCGCTGCTTGAGAAAATGACTTCAATCGGCGCATATACCGTTTTGGAATCGAGTAGCGGAATATAG
- a CDS encoding NAD(P)/FAD-dependent oxidoreductase: MKTYLQKLEQKIKKRYPQLKLSAAWDGRSVILTGDAPTVEERYAAGVFFVKKCKRLPGYKGLVNDITVAGKGEPPMRMPEVRDNLLAGKTFDIVIIGAGVVGCAIARELSRYDLTIAVLEKECDCAMQASSRNDGMIHPGFADNPSKIKGRLNTRGNRLYRKLDKELGFQTEWPGSFMLFNSPLLKLLVPFMHRRAAKNGVDGRVGYRNKTTIQTMEPNLSTEYYGGFWMPFSGIASPFKVTIAFAENAAANGVSFFFETAVTGFDKTNDLISAVHTNRGTLNARLIINAAGVWSDKIAEFAGDRFFSIHPRKGMDIILDKKKRNFQYTIIGKPNLLNSSKQHSKGGGIIPCIEGNILVGPTAHEVYDREDYGTDAEDEHALLEQMSMNKTLSRGDIIAYYSGIRAATWEEDFIVETSEKVPNLIHAAGIQSPGFASAPAIAEDITALALRRFPATLKEKPDFIPRRAAPRETATMHDAERHMLIKQDPLYGKIVCRCEQISEGEIRDAVRSCLALGMQNISLDAVKRRCRVGMGRCHGGFCTPRVMEIISREAGIPLERITKKGCSSYILNSPLPAGEGKAAL; the protein is encoded by the coding sequence ATGAAAACCTATCTGCAAAAACTCGAGCAAAAGATTAAAAAACGGTACCCCCAGCTGAAACTTTCGGCAGCATGGGACGGCCGGTCGGTAATATTGACCGGAGACGCGCCTACGGTTGAAGAACGATACGCAGCCGGTGTTTTTTTTGTAAAAAAGTGTAAGCGCCTGCCCGGATATAAGGGGTTGGTGAACGATATAACCGTCGCCGGAAAGGGTGAACCGCCGATGCGGATGCCGGAAGTGCGGGATAATCTTTTAGCGGGTAAAACATTCGATATCGTAATTATCGGCGCCGGTGTTGTCGGATGCGCAATTGCACGGGAACTGTCCCGCTATGATTTAACAATTGCCGTTCTCGAAAAAGAATGCGATTGCGCAATGCAGGCGTCCTCCCGCAACGATGGTATGATCCATCCCGGATTTGCGGACAATCCTTCAAAGATAAAAGGCAGACTGAACACCCGCGGCAACCGTCTCTACCGTAAACTGGACAAAGAACTAGGATTTCAAACCGAATGGCCGGGCAGCTTTATGCTGTTTAACTCTCCACTCCTGAAACTGCTCGTGCCGTTTATGCACCGGAGGGCGGCAAAAAACGGTGTTGACGGGCGAGTTGGATATCGAAATAAAACAACAATACAAACCATGGAACCGAACCTAAGTACGGAATACTATGGCGGTTTTTGGATGCCTTTCTCCGGCATTGCTTCTCCTTTTAAGGTAACAATTGCCTTTGCGGAAAATGCTGCGGCAAACGGCGTATCTTTTTTCTTTGAAACCGCTGTAACCGGTTTTGACAAAACGAACGACTTGATTTCGGCAGTGCACACAAACCGCGGTACGCTGAACGCCCGTCTTATCATTAACGCAGCGGGCGTATGGTCGGATAAAATTGCAGAATTTGCGGGAGACCGTTTCTTTTCGATTCATCCCCGCAAGGGCATGGATATTATCCTCGACAAAAAGAAACGGAATTTTCAGTATACCATTATCGGAAAGCCAAATCTTCTTAATTCTTCAAAACAGCATTCAAAAGGCGGCGGAATTATCCCCTGTATAGAAGGGAATATCCTTGTCGGGCCTACCGCGCATGAGGTATACGACCGTGAAGACTACGGTACCGATGCCGAAGATGAACACGCCTTGCTTGAGCAAATGTCCATGAATAAGACGCTTTCGCGGGGCGATATCATCGCGTATTATAGCGGTATCCGTGCAGCAACGTGGGAGGAAGACTTTATCGTTGAAACGTCCGAAAAGGTACCCAACTTAATTCACGCTGCGGGTATTCAATCGCCGGGTTTTGCTTCCGCTCCGGCAATTGCAGAAGATATTACAGCGCTTGCACTCCGGCGCTTTCCTGCCACCCTCAAAGAAAAACCGGACTTTATACCGCGCCGCGCCGCACCCCGCGAAACAGCCACCATGCACGACGCCGAGCGGCATATGCTTATCAAACAGGATCCGCTCTACGGGAAAATTGTCTGCCGCTGCGAGCAGATTTCCGAAGGGGAGATACGGGATGCGGTCAGGAGCTGCCTTGCGCTCGGTATGCAGAATATCAGCCTTGATGCGGTAAAACGCAGGTGCCGTGTCGGAATGGGGCGGTGCCACGGCGGTTTTTGTACGCCGCGGGTAATGGAAATCATCAGCCGGGAAGCCGGTATTCCGCTTGAGCGCATTACGAAAAAAGGCTGCTCGTCATACATACTGAACAGCCCACTACCGGCAGGCGAAGGGAAGGCGGCATTATGA
- a CDS encoding NAD(P)/FAD-dependent oxidoreductase, protein MKRFYDIIVIGAGPAGMAAALAAAEKDPQCSIALIEREEHIGGILKQCIHDGFGLIRFNERLTGPEYAWRYRDMLDQHSNIDIFVSTFVIRIVQQNGSGFELTFTNPQNGIFNLSCTALISATGCRERTDRQVFIHGDRPSGVFTAGQAQAFINLKGYLPGKRFVILGSGDIGLIMARRLTLETAHIGGSVEGIYEVKSEPSGLTRNIVQCLEDYGIPLRLSTTVSALHGAGRLEGVTVTQVDGRMQPVAGTERYIPCDTLILSVGLIPENDILDSLAPNMDTRTKGPQVNQYMETTVPGLFSCGNALHVNDLVDYVSESGSIAGERAALLCSRIPFEGNTIAGRSQSTEYRMAALARIEPYFTEVQPAALRKNPAEIPICADKTLLYQTPARIVPDGKQAVLYFRSAAQREQAVLTITAETKTGSKILFKKTFRSLKPPEMERIIVDTASIPTYTQQLFLSLTDPEPVHRAKEAK, encoded by the coding sequence ATGAAACGCTTTTATGATATCATTGTGATTGGAGCGGGTCCTGCCGGTATGGCTGCCGCCCTTGCCGCCGCCGAAAAAGACCCGCAGTGCAGCATCGCACTCATAGAACGGGAAGAGCATATCGGGGGTATTTTAAAGCAGTGTATTCACGACGGCTTCGGGCTCATTCGATTTAACGAGCGGCTGACCGGCCCCGAATATGCGTGGCGGTATCGCGATATGCTCGATCAGCATTCCAACATCGACATATTCGTATCCACCTTTGTTATCCGTATTGTGCAGCAGAACGGCAGCGGCTTTGAATTGACCTTTACCAATCCGCAGAACGGCATTTTTAATCTTTCCTGCACTGCACTCATTTCCGCAACGGGTTGCAGAGAACGCACCGACCGCCAAGTGTTTATTCACGGCGACCGGCCTTCGGGGGTATTCACCGCAGGACAGGCACAAGCCTTTATCAACCTAAAGGGGTACCTTCCCGGCAAGCGGTTTGTCATTTTGGGCAGCGGAGACATCGGACTCATTATGGCGCGGCGGCTCACCCTCGAAACCGCACACATCGGCGGCAGCGTAGAGGGCATCTACGAGGTAAAGAGCGAACCGTCGGGACTGACCCGCAATATCGTGCAATGCCTTGAAGACTACGGTATTCCGCTCCGCCTTTCTACGACGGTGAGCGCCTTGCACGGGGCAGGACGCTTGGAGGGCGTAACCGTTACGCAGGTTGACGGACGGATGCAGCCGGTCGCCGGTACGGAACGGTACATTCCCTGCGACACCCTCATATTGAGCGTCGGGCTTATCCCCGAAAACGACATCCTCGACAGTCTTGCGCCGAACATGGACACGCGGACAAAGGGGCCGCAGGTTAATCAATATATGGAAACAACCGTGCCGGGACTTTTCTCCTGCGGAAACGCACTCCATGTCAACGACCTCGTAGACTATGTTTCCGAGTCGGGCAGTATTGCCGGGGAACGGGCTGCCTTACTCTGCAGCAGGATACCGTTTGAAGGTAATACCATCGCGGGAAGAAGTCAGTCAACGGAATATCGCATGGCGGCACTCGCGAGGATTGAGCCATACTTCACGGAAGTACAGCCGGCGGCACTGCGCAAAAATCCTGCTGAAATTCCCATCTGTGCCGATAAAACGCTGCTATACCAAACACCCGCCCGTATCGTACCGGACGGGAAGCAGGCGGTGCTGTACTTCCGGTCTGCGGCGCAACGGGAGCAAGCGGTATTGACGATTACCGCGGAAACAAAAACAGGCTCAAAGATTCTTTTCAAAAAAACATTCCGGTCATTAAAACCGCCGGAGATGGAGCGGATTATAGTAGATACCGCATCGATACCGACCTACACACAGCAACTATTCCTTTCGCTGACTGACCCAGAACCGGTACATCGGGCAAAGGAGGCGAAATGA
- a CDS encoding DUF1667 domain-containing protein, with the protein MIKKLTCIACPRGCALTVTIDDATNIIEVSGNSCPKGAIYGKQEVLCPMRTLTTTVACRSARCNGKTTGFGEPEVIRLPVKTGCEIPLEEMKSMIEKIRTITASTPVRYGDCLAQLTAENGTKIPILACASTEAE; encoded by the coding sequence ATGATCAAAAAGCTAACTTGTATTGCGTGTCCGCGCGGCTGTGCATTAACCGTGACAATCGATGATGCAACGAATATAATAGAAGTAAGCGGAAACAGCTGCCCTAAGGGAGCCATTTACGGCAAACAGGAAGTGCTGTGCCCTATGAGAACGCTCACGACCACCGTTGCCTGCCGGTCAGCTCGGTGTAATGGAAAAACGACAGGATTCGGTGAGCCTGAGGTTATTCGCCTGCCGGTAAAAACCGGATGTGAAATTCCGCTTGAGGAGATGAAATCTATGATAGAAAAAATACGCACTATTACCGCCTCCACTCCGGTACGGTACGGCGACTGTCTTGCGCAGCTTACCGCTGAAAACGGGACAAAAATACCGATTCTCGCCTGTGCAAGTACGGAGGCCGAATGA
- a CDS encoding FGGY-family carbohydrate kinase — MIMNNQSTIISIDCGTQSLRVIIFAEDGSVLAKKQIMYKPCVSPRPGWAEQDPAVWWNALCKGAAALKGEYPDLIARAKGIGVTAQRDTVILIGKDGNVLRPAITWLDTRKARGRYHPNFIMKAALKAVDYYEKIMHSQSDGQCNWIQENEPEIWKKTWRVLMVSGYLQYRLTGIAADSPSSLVGHIPFDHKKQKWASPGHITAKIFPIDDDKKCSVVQSGKEIGRVSAQGTLETGLPAGIPVIACGSDKACETLGMGCLDAKTASLSFGTTATVEICTDRYTEPIRFLPAYSAAYPGRWVPEIEIFRGYWMISWFKDELGYEERAKATATGIIPEQIMDRLLDSSPPGCYGLMLQPYWGASLKDHYAKGSMIGFGDVHGRHAIYRAIVEGLAYSLREGLEQLQRQSGVPVQKVAVSGGASQSDRICGITADILNKPLVRGATTETSALGAAILTAYGTGCYSSIEESTKNMVHFAREFNPSPDNRELYDELYKIYTQIYPILKHVYKRIREVTGYPS, encoded by the coding sequence ATGATTATGAACAATCAATCGACGATTATCTCAATCGACTGCGGTACCCAAAGTTTACGCGTTATTATCTTTGCGGAAGACGGTTCGGTACTCGCAAAAAAGCAGATCATGTATAAACCGTGCGTCAGCCCGCGGCCGGGATGGGCGGAACAAGACCCTGCTGTGTGGTGGAATGCACTTTGCAAAGGTGCGGCTGCCCTCAAAGGAGAATATCCCGATTTAATAGCCCGCGCAAAGGGGATCGGCGTAACAGCCCAGCGGGACACCGTTATCCTCATTGGGAAAGACGGAAACGTACTGCGCCCTGCAATCACGTGGCTCGATACCCGAAAGGCACGCGGCCGGTATCATCCGAATTTCATTATGAAGGCTGCGCTGAAAGCAGTCGATTACTACGAAAAAATCATGCACTCCCAAAGCGACGGTCAGTGCAACTGGATACAGGAAAACGAGCCGGAAATTTGGAAGAAAACCTGGCGGGTTTTGATGGTTTCGGGCTATCTTCAATACCGGCTTACGGGAATTGCCGCGGATTCTCCTTCATCCTTAGTCGGACACATTCCCTTTGATCATAAAAAGCAAAAGTGGGCATCGCCCGGACACATCACGGCGAAGATATTTCCGATAGATGATGATAAAAAATGCAGTGTTGTGCAAAGCGGGAAAGAAATCGGACGGGTTTCCGCTCAAGGCACGCTGGAAACGGGGCTTCCTGCCGGTATACCGGTCATCGCCTGCGGCAGCGATAAGGCATGCGAAACGCTCGGTATGGGATGTCTCGATGCAAAAACCGCCTCCCTCAGTTTCGGCACGACGGCGACGGTAGAAATATGTACCGATCGCTACACGGAACCTATCCGCTTCCTGCCCGCATACAGCGCTGCCTATCCCGGACGTTGGGTACCGGAAATCGAAATATTCCGCGGCTACTGGATGATCAGCTGGTTTAAGGACGAGCTCGGCTATGAAGAACGGGCAAAGGCGACGGCAACCGGTATTATTCCGGAGCAAATTATGGATCGGCTTCTCGACTCCTCACCACCCGGCTGCTACGGCCTGATGCTGCAACCGTATTGGGGAGCAAGCCTTAAAGACCATTACGCAAAAGGCTCGATGATCGGCTTCGGCGACGTACACGGACGGCACGCAATATACCGTGCAATCGTCGAGGGGCTTGCCTACTCGCTGCGGGAGGGGCTGGAACAACTGCAACGGCAAAGCGGCGTTCCCGTACAAAAGGTTGCCGTTTCGGGCGGTGCCTCGCAGAGCGACCGTATCTGCGGCATCACTGCCGATATTTTAAACAAGCCGCTTGTCCGTGGTGCGACAACGGAAACTTCCGCATTGGGTGCCGCGATCTTAACGGCGTACGGGACGGGATGTTATTCAAGTATCGAAGAAAGCACCAAAAACATGGTTCATTTTGCGCGGGAATTTAACCCTTCACCGGATAACCGCGAATTATATGATGAGCTCTATAAAATATACACGCAGATATATCCTATCTTAAAGCATGTGTATAAACGGATACGGGAAGTAACCGGTTATCCGTCATAA
- a CDS encoding FAD-binding oxidoreductase: MAERKVYKNFKPEWEQVPPPPASFRSILKWGDPNEFKEPNERLFTFMKGELGLTDADFQQKGADGHEVVPETLATPPLEPEHVAFFESVCGKENVSTKGYNRLSVAYGKTMYDLYRLRENITENAPRAVLYPSSHEEIVQIVEYCQKQHIPLYVYGGGSSVTRGVEAFKGGISLDMRRNFNKVINFNETDQTITVEAGMSGPQLEKILSEAKTRFGARHAYTCGHFPQSFEYSSVGGWTVTRGAGQNSTYYGNIHDIVMGQTYVTPAGVIKSYGLPAHAVGPDIDELMMGSEGAFGVLTHVTLKISRLTAENRRYFSFMFKDWQSGRDAAREIMQAEAGYPSVFRLSDPEETDAMMKLYGVEGTPLESLMNLRGYKAHDRCMFLGWTEGERGFSSNLFRIVKKISKAHGGLYLTGYPAHKWEEGRFTDPYLRESLQDYGIIIDTMECSVTWEMMGRVHEKVRAFAKSRPNTVCMTHLSHAYEQGANLYFIFIGKFRDKEEYAEYQFGIFDNIMEQGAAMSHHHGVGKMTAAWVEQSIGTDRLNIFRALKKHFDPDNIMNPGGTLGIDMTEEQKRKPKFCSRTWDNPAY, encoded by the coding sequence ATGGCTGAACGTAAGGTATACAAGAATTTTAAACCGGAGTGGGAGCAAGTTCCCCCGCCGCCGGCTTCATTCCGATCGATTTTAAAATGGGGAGATCCCAACGAATTTAAGGAACCGAATGAAAGGCTCTTTACCTTTATGAAAGGCGAGCTCGGCTTAACCGATGCCGATTTTCAGCAGAAGGGCGCCGACGGACACGAAGTTGTGCCCGAAACATTAGCGACGCCGCCGCTTGAACCGGAGCATGTCGCATTCTTTGAATCCGTGTGCGGTAAAGAGAATGTCAGTACCAAGGGATACAACCGGCTTTCCGTGGCTTACGGCAAAACCATGTACGACCTCTACCGGCTGCGGGAAAATATCACCGAAAATGCCCCGCGGGCAGTGCTCTATCCTTCAAGCCATGAAGAAATCGTGCAGATTGTCGAATACTGCCAAAAGCAGCACATCCCCCTCTATGTATACGGCGGCGGCTCTTCGGTTACCCGCGGTGTGGAAGCGTTTAAGGGTGGCATCAGCCTTGATATGCGGCGGAACTTTAACAAGGTGATTAACTTTAACGAAACCGATCAGACCATCACGGTTGAAGCAGGGATGTCCGGCCCCCAGCTCGAAAAAATCTTGAGCGAAGCGAAAACCCGTTTCGGCGCACGGCACGCATACACGTGCGGACACTTTCCGCAGTCGTTTGAATACTCCTCCGTCGGCGGTTGGACGGTAACGCGGGGCGCCGGTCAGAACTCAACCTATTACGGTAATATTCACGATATCGTGATGGGACAGACTTATGTTACTCCCGCCGGCGTCATTAAAAGCTACGGACTTCCCGCCCACGCCGTCGGCCCTGATATCGATGAGCTGATGATGGGGTCGGAGGGAGCGTTCGGCGTACTGACGCATGTAACGCTGAAAATTTCCCGCCTGACTGCGGAGAACCGCCGGTATTTCAGCTTTATGTTTAAGGACTGGCAGAGCGGACGCGACGCCGCGCGGGAAATTATGCAAGCCGAAGCAGGCTATCCTTCCGTGTTCCGCCTATCCGACCCCGAAGAAACCGATGCGATGATGAAGCTCTACGGCGTGGAAGGCACACCGCTCGAAAGCTTGATGAACCTCCGCGGATATAAAGCGCATGACCGCTGTATGTTCTTGGGTTGGACAGAGGGAGAACGAGGATTTTCTTCAAACCTCTTCCGCATCGTAAAAAAAATCAGCAAAGCTCACGGCGGACTGTACCTCACCGGCTATCCCGCACATAAATGGGAAGAAGGCCGCTTTACCGACCCCTATTTACGGGAATCGCTGCAGGACTACGGCATCATCATCGACACGATGGAATGCTCCGTTACCTGGGAGATGATGGGCAGAGTGCATGAAAAGGTTCGCGCCTTTGCAAAATCCCGCCCGAACACGGTCTGCATGACACACCTTTCCCATGCGTATGAGCAGGGAGCCAACCTCTATTTTATCTTTATCGGGAAATTCCGCGATAAAGAAGAATATGCAGAGTATCAGTTCGGTATCTTTGATAATATCATGGAACAGGGCGCTGCGATGAGCCACCACCACGGTGTCGGCAAGATGACGGCCGCATGGGTGGAACAATCGATCGGCACGGATAGGCTGAATATTTTCCGCGCGTTAAAAAAGCATTTTGACCCCGACAACATTATGAACCCGGGCGGCACTCTCGGCATCGACATGACCGAAGAGCAAAAGCGCAAGCCGAAGTTCTGCAGCAGAACATGGGATAATCCTGCGTATTAA
- a CDS encoding HigA family addiction module antitoxin, which produces MLESQIITDKKLPNVHPGEILKEDFLDAMSISAYRLAKEINVPETRISEIIHGKRSITADTAIRFSKFFGTTAEFWLNLQNLYDLEEENNNHSREFETIKMYAYA; this is translated from the coding sequence ATGTTAGAATCACAGATTATCACTGATAAAAAATTACCCAATGTTCATCCAGGAGAAATTCTTAAAGAAGATTTTTTAGATGCAATGAGCATTTCTGCATATCGTCTGGCAAAAGAAATCAATGTTCCTGAAACAAGAATCTCTGAAATAATTCACGGAAAGCGTTCAATTACTGCGGATACCGCTATCAGATTTTCAAAATTCTTTGGAACGACAGCAGAATTCTGGCTCAATCTTCAGAATCTGTATGATTTGGAAGAAGAAAACAATAATCATTCCCGAGAGTTTGAAACAATAAAAATGTACGCCTATGCCTAA
- a CDS encoding type II toxin-antitoxin system RelE/ParE family toxin produces MIRSFDDIETASICKGNKSKKLPMTIQNVARRKLRMIEAAKVVEDLRIPPGNRLEKLAGNLDGFYSIRINDQWRIVFKFENGGAENVRITDYH; encoded by the coding sequence ATGATAAGAAGTTTTGATGATATAGAAACAGCATCAATATGCAAAGGTAATAAAAGTAAAAAGTTACCGATGACGATTCAGAATGTTGCAAGAAGAAAACTTCGAATGATTGAAGCTGCAAAAGTTGTAGAAGATTTAAGGATTCCTCCAGGTAATCGTTTAGAAAAACTTGCTGGGAATTTAGACGGATTTTATTCAATCAGAATAAATGATCAATGGAGAATTGTTTTTAAGTTTGAAAATGGAGGTGCAGAAAATGTTAGAATCACAGATTATCACTGA
- a CDS encoding iron-containing alcohol dehydrogenase — MKYATFSIPPKIVHGVGALEFLSTLEGKKAAIVTGGSSMKKFGFIDEAKGYLEKAGMQVLVIDGVEPDPSVKTCKEGGAKMAAFNPDWIIALGGGSAMDAAKIMWVYYEYPGYNFDDLAAFKFPKLRTKAKLVGIPSTSGTASEITAFSVITDTEKNIKYPLVSPDIIPDIAIVDDRIPAKMPPLVTAQTGMDVMTHAIEAYVSTAHDDYTDPYALEAIRLVFEYLERAVANGNDMEARGKMHTASTVAGIAFSNCSLGIVHSMAHKIGGEFHLTHGEANAIMLPYIINYNRKETDRYSKLEGALGIDDIAKAVSALNRKVGITRTIQEGKNTVIAEDKFLKVLDLMSERAFNDACTLTNPRKTSAADIKKIYLAAYYGKEIDF; from the coding sequence ATGAAGTACGCAACATTCAGCATCCCCCCGAAGATTGTACACGGTGTGGGAGCCTTGGAATTCCTTTCTACGTTGGAAGGAAAGAAAGCCGCTATTGTTACCGGCGGAAGCTCGATGAAAAAATTCGGCTTTATTGATGAAGCAAAGGGCTATCTGGAAAAAGCTGGTATGCAAGTGCTGGTTATCGACGGCGTAGAACCCGATCCTTCCGTTAAAACCTGTAAAGAAGGCGGCGCAAAGATGGCAGCCTTTAATCCCGACTGGATTATCGCATTGGGCGGCGGTTCTGCAATGGATGCTGCAAAAATCATGTGGGTGTACTACGAATATCCCGGCTATAACTTTGACGATTTAGCCGCTTTCAAATTCCCGAAGCTGCGGACAAAAGCAAAATTAGTCGGTATCCCGTCTACCTCCGGAACCGCTTCCGAAATTACCGCCTTCTCCGTTATTACCGACACGGAAAAGAATATCAAATATCCGCTCGTAAGCCCTGATATTATCCCCGATATTGCAATTGTTGATGATAGAATCCCTGCAAAGATGCCGCCGCTGGTAACGGCTCAGACAGGTATGGACGTTATGACCCATGCTATCGAAGCTTATGTGTCTACCGCTCATGACGATTACACCGACCCCTATGCACTTGAAGCAATCCGGCTGGTATTCGAGTATCTGGAACGGGCTGTTGCAAACGGAAACGATATGGAAGCACGCGGAAAAATGCACACAGCATCCACCGTTGCCGGTATCGCATTCAGCAACTGCTCACTCGGTATCGTACACTCGATGGCGCATAAGATCGGCGGTGAATTCCATCTGACACACGGTGAAGCGAATGCAATCATGCTTCCGTATATTATCAACTACAACAGAAAAGAAACCGACCGCTACAGCAAGCTGGAAGGCGCTTTGGGTATCGACGATATTGCAAAGGCTGTCTCTGCCTTGAACCGGAAAGTGGGTATCACCCGCACTATTCAGGAAGGCAAGAACACTGTTATTGCAGAAGATAAGTTCCTCAAGGTATTGGATTTGATGAGCGAAAGAGCATTTAATGATGCTTGTACGCTGACCAATCCGCGCAAAACCTCTGCCGCCGATATTAAGAAGATTTATCTTGCAGCGTATTACGGCAAGGAAATTGATTTCTAA
- a CDS encoding Sir2 silent information regulator family NAD-dependent deacetylase, whose product MREAIEQLKQIISEAETVVIGAGSGLSTSAGFTYSGERFKKYFSDFAVKYGFQDMYSGGFTPFASLEERWAYWSRYIMINRYMDPPKPVYDNLLSLVRNKDYFVLTTNVDHCFQKAGFDKERLFYTQGDYGLFQCSEPCHHKTYDNEKQIRAMWEFRSEMKIPSELVPHCPVCGKPMSMNLRADDTFVTDEGWDQAANRYQTFLQSRKIISRSGQQEGPGDVLFLELGVGRNTPGIIKYPFWQMTAKNPNAQYVCINFGEAFAPYEIEKRSLCINDDIGAVLQELL is encoded by the coding sequence ATGAGAGAAGCTATTGAGCAATTAAAACAGATTATTTCCGAAGCGGAAACCGTTGTCATCGGTGCAGGGAGCGGTCTTTCCACTTCGGCAGGTTTCACCTATTCCGGTGAGCGGTTTAAAAAATACTTTTCCGATTTTGCGGTCAAGTACGGTTTTCAAGATATGTATTCGGGCGGGTTTACGCCTTTTGCCTCGCTTGAAGAGCGTTGGGCATACTGGAGCCGCTATATTATGATAAACCGTTATATGGATCCGCCCAAACCGGTTTATGACAACCTACTTTCGCTTGTGCGGAACAAAGACTATTTTGTACTGACAACAAACGTAGATCATTGTTTCCAAAAAGCAGGTTTTGACAAGGAGCGGCTCTTTTATACGCAGGGCGACTACGGGCTGTTTCAATGCAGTGAACCGTGTCATCACAAAACGTATGACAACGAAAAACAAATCCGCGCAATGTGGGAATTCCGCAGCGAGATGAAAATCCCGTCAGAACTTGTACCGCATTGCCCTGTCTGCGGGAAACCGATGAGTATGAACCTTAGGGCAGATGACACGTTTGTTACAGACGAGGGCTGGGATCAGGCTGCCAACCGCTATCAAACATTTTTACAAAGCCGGAAGATAATAAGCCGGTCAGGGCAACAAGAAGGACCGGGGGACGTGTTGTTTCTTGAACTGGGGGTTGGAAGAAACACCCCCGGAATTATAAAGTATCCGTTTTGGCAGATGACGGCAAAAAACCCGAATGCACAGTATGTTTGTATCAATTTTGGGGAAGCGTTTGCACCGTACGAAATAGAAAAGCGGTCGCTCTGTATCAATGATGACATTGGCGCGGTTTTGCAGGAGCTACTATAA